From a single Bacillus sp. NEB1478 genomic region:
- the tgt gene encoding tRNA guanosine(34) transglycosylase Tgt, which yields MKPAVTYELIKTCKQSGARLGKVHTPHGSFETPIFMPVGTLATVKTMSPEELKELGAEIILSNTYHLWLRPGHDIVKEAGGLHKFMNWNRPILTDSGGFQVFSLSDLREIKEEGVHFRNHLSGEKLFLSPEGAMEIQNALGSDIMMAFDECPPYPAEYDYMKASVERTSRWAERCLKGHARPEDQALFGIVQGGEYEELRKQSARDLVSLDFPGYAVGGLSVGEPKDVMNRVLEFTTPHLPDNKPRYLMGVGSPDSLIDGAIRGIDMFDCVLPTRIARNGTCMTSEGRLVVRNAKYARDFRPIDEKCDCHVCRTYSRAYIRHLVKANETFGFRLTSYHNLYFLVNLMKQVRQAIMEDRLLDFRNEFFEMYGFNKPNARNF from the coding sequence ATGAAGCCAGCAGTAACTTATGAATTAATAAAAACATGTAAACAGTCTGGTGCTAGGCTTGGGAAAGTTCATACACCTCATGGTTCGTTTGAAACCCCAATTTTTATGCCAGTTGGGACATTGGCTACAGTTAAAACCATGAGCCCGGAAGAATTGAAAGAACTTGGCGCTGAAATTATTTTAAGTAACACGTATCATCTTTGGCTAAGACCTGGTCATGATATTGTAAAAGAGGCAGGCGGGCTTCATAAATTTATGAATTGGAACCGACCTATTCTTACTGATTCAGGAGGATTTCAAGTTTTTTCATTGAGTGATCTGAGAGAAATTAAAGAAGAAGGCGTTCATTTTAGAAATCATCTAAGCGGTGAGAAGCTTTTCCTAAGCCCTGAAGGCGCAATGGAGATTCAAAATGCACTAGGATCAGATATTATGATGGCTTTTGATGAATGTCCTCCATATCCTGCAGAATACGATTATATGAAAGCTTCAGTAGAACGGACAAGCCGTTGGGCTGAACGCTGTCTGAAAGGGCATGCACGTCCCGAAGATCAGGCGTTGTTTGGCATCGTACAAGGGGGAGAATACGAAGAACTTCGAAAACAGAGTGCAAGAGATCTTGTTTCACTGGATTTCCCGGGTTATGCCGTTGGGGGCTTATCAGTAGGTGAACCGAAAGATGTAATGAATCGAGTATTAGAATTTACAACTCCTCACCTTCCTGATAACAAACCTCGTTATTTAATGGGAGTAGGCTCTCCAGATTCATTAATTGATGGGGCAATCCGAGGAATCGATATGTTTGATTGTGTTCTTCCGACGAGAATTGCCAGAAATGGAACATGTATGACAAGTGAAGGAAGACTGGTTGTTCGAAATGCAAAATATGCTCGTGATTTTCGGCCGATCGATGAAAAATGTGATTGTCATGTTTGCCGAACATACTCCCGGGCGTATATTCGTCATCTTGTTAAAGCAAACGAAACATTTGGTTTCCGCTTGACCAGTTACCATAACCTTTATTTTTTGGTAAACTTAATGAAACAAGTAAGACAAGCTATTATGGAAGACAGGCTGCTTGATTTTAGAAATGAGTTTTTTGAAATGTATGGATTTAATAAGCCGAACGCCCGTAACTTTTAA
- the yajC gene encoding preprotein translocase subunit YajC: MKSLIPILLMFAIFYFLLIRPQQKRQKSVREMQSNMKKGDKIVTIGGMHGTIESIDELIVVIRSNDGAQLTFDRNAIREVRTEA, translated from the coding sequence ATTAAAAGTTTAATTCCAATTTTATTAATGTTTGCTATTTTTTATTTTTTACTGATTCGTCCACAGCAAAAGAGACAAAAATCAGTAAGAGAAATGCAATCTAACATGAAAAAAGGCGATAAAATTGTTACGATTGGCGGAATGCATGGTACGATCGAAAGTATTGATGAACTAATCGTAGTTATTCGTTCGAATGATGGAGCACAATTAACATTTGATCGCAACGCTATTCGCGAAGTTAGAACAGAAGCTTAA
- a CDS encoding TIGR04086 family membrane protein has product MGVKHMFHSMGRGLAAILFLIMVSSLVLSFLLRFTGVTESSLKWVTLGLSFLALFAGGFISGKKGQSKGWLLGGGTSLLFSFLVFLIQYLGYQSTFNSTQYMYHGIFLALSMLGGIMGVNLSSHNNAYK; this is encoded by the coding sequence ATGGGAGTAAAACACATGTTTCATTCAATGGGGCGGGGACTAGCGGCCATACTTTTTTTGATAATGGTAAGCAGTTTAGTGTTATCTTTTCTTTTGCGTTTTACAGGTGTAACAGAATCTTCATTAAAATGGGTAACCCTTGGATTATCTTTTTTGGCATTATTTGCGGGGGGATTTATATCTGGTAAAAAGGGTCAGAGCAAAGGGTGGCTTCTCGGCGGGGGCACAAGTCTGCTATTTTCATTCCTTGTTTTCCTTATCCAATATTTAGGGTACCAAAGTACATTTAATTCTACCCAATACATGTATCATGGTATTTTTCTTGCATTATCCATGCTTGGGGGAATAATGGGAGTTAATTTAAGCAGCCATAATAACGCATATAAATAA
- a CDS encoding DUF421 domain-containing protein yields the protein MELNTIIFRTLFIYFLILVVFRMMGKREIGKLSVLDFVVSIMIAELAVISIEDPEVPMLNSLVSIFVLLGVQLILAIISLKSRKMREFVDGKPSLIIKEGKVDEYEMKKQRYNFDDLLTQLRENNIRNLNEVEFGILETTGKLSVIRKDEDLDSTAIHTILPLILDGKVIEDNLGKINKTPLWLRQKLKEVGFKDVKAISFCTVNKDGSLYIDQKNEKK from the coding sequence ATGGAACTGAATACGATTATCTTTAGAACCTTATTTATTTATTTTTTAATACTTGTCGTTTTTAGAATGATGGGGAAACGTGAAATTGGTAAATTGTCTGTACTTGATTTCGTAGTATCAATCATGATTGCTGAGCTAGCAGTTATTTCTATTGAAGATCCCGAAGTTCCTATGTTAAACTCTCTGGTCTCTATATTTGTTTTACTTGGTGTTCAGCTTATATTGGCAATTATCTCGTTGAAGAGCAGAAAAATGAGAGAATTTGTTGACGGAAAGCCTTCATTGATTATAAAAGAGGGTAAAGTGGATGAATATGAAATGAAAAAACAACGATATAATTTTGATGATTTACTTACACAATTACGTGAAAATAATATTAGGAATTTAAATGAAGTAGAATTTGGAATTTTAGAAACAACTGGCAAACTCTCTGTTATTCGAAAAGATGAAGATCTTGATTCAACTGCGATTCATACGATTCTTCCTCTGATTTTAGATGGAAAAGTGATTGAAGATAATCTGGGAAAAATCAACAAAACACCTCTGTGGCTTAGACAAAAGCTGAAAGAAGTTGGTTTTAAAGATGTTAAAGCGATTTCTTTTTGCACTGTAAATAAAGATGGGTCTTTGTATATCGATCAAAAAAACGAAAAAAAATAA
- the spoVB gene encoding stage V sporulation protein B codes for MTKQTLVQGTLLLILAGLITRILGFVNRIVMARVMGQEGVGLYMMAVPTFLLAVTLTRLGLPVAISKLVAEADASGDRSKVRKILIVSLAITGVLSLIITAALFIAAPLLSQYFFTDHRTVWPLLAIAPVVPVIAISSVLRGYFQGLQNMRPSAYSQVIEQVVRITLVALLTGLFLPYGVEFAAAGAMISVILGELASLLYMLSMFKMKKKMRIRKGFFKQLKDGQETLKGLLNIALPTTGSQLIGSVSYFFEPIVVARSLYIAGVSTSVATAQYGELAGYVIPLLFLPTFITYSLSVSLVPAISEANAQKKYHLIEHRLNQALKLSMLSGGIAAVITFVFAVPIMDLMYDSPATASYVKIMTPFFFFLYFQGPLQAVLQALDLAKAAMINSLIGALVKLAAIFALATRPEFGIMGAALAIVFGIVVVTMLHFATVIKAISYTIVVKDFVKCLLSILITGAGAMYFFQFMMPQFTSIKGLVICVSATCGLYLFTLIFFRLLSKDDLKHIPLIKRWV; via the coding sequence ATGACAAAACAAACTCTTGTACAAGGTACATTACTTCTTATTTTGGCAGGACTCATCACCAGAATACTCGGCTTTGTAAACCGGATTGTAATGGCCAGGGTAATGGGACAAGAAGGCGTTGGCCTTTATATGATGGCAGTACCTACATTCTTACTTGCCGTTACCTTAACTAGACTTGGTCTCCCCGTTGCAATATCAAAGCTCGTGGCTGAAGCAGATGCTTCCGGTGATCGTTCAAAGGTTAGAAAAATTTTAATCGTTTCCTTGGCGATCACAGGTGTTTTAAGTTTAATTATAACAGCAGCTTTGTTTATTGCAGCCCCTCTTTTATCACAATATTTCTTTACAGATCACAGAACAGTATGGCCGTTATTAGCAATTGCGCCTGTAGTGCCTGTAATTGCTATATCGTCTGTGCTGCGGGGATATTTCCAAGGCCTGCAGAACATGAGGCCATCTGCTTATTCACAAGTCATCGAACAAGTTGTAAGGATTACACTTGTTGCTTTATTAACAGGTTTATTTTTGCCATACGGCGTTGAATTTGCTGCTGCAGGTGCCATGATTTCGGTAATACTTGGTGAACTGGCTTCCCTTTTATATATGTTGTCCATGTTCAAAATGAAGAAGAAAATGCGTATACGCAAAGGGTTTTTCAAACAGCTTAAAGATGGACAAGAAACGCTGAAAGGTTTATTGAATATCGCACTTCCAACAACAGGAAGTCAGTTAATCGGATCAGTTTCCTATTTTTTCGAACCAATTGTTGTAGCACGCAGCCTATATATCGCTGGTGTATCTACAAGTGTTGCAACCGCTCAATATGGAGAACTTGCTGGATATGTAATACCACTATTGTTTCTCCCTACATTTATTACGTATTCGTTGTCAGTTTCATTAGTCCCTGCCATCAGTGAAGCAAATGCACAAAAAAAGTATCATCTGATCGAACATAGACTGAACCAAGCTTTAAAGCTCTCTATGTTATCCGGAGGTATTGCTGCGGTCATTACTTTTGTATTTGCGGTTCCAATAATGGACTTGATGTATGATTCACCTGCTACTGCTTCTTATGTAAAAATTATGACTCCATTCTTCTTCTTTCTATATTTCCAAGGACCTCTACAGGCAGTATTACAAGCCCTTGACTTAGCGAAAGCCGCGATGATTAACAGCCTTATTGGTGCATTAGTAAAATTAGCCGCTATTTTCGCACTTGCTACACGCCCTGAATTTGGAATAATGGGGGCGGCGTTAGCTATCGTTTTTGGTATTGTCGTTGTAACCATGCTTCATTTTGCTACAGTTATAAAAGCCATCAGCTATACAATAGTTGTGAAAGATTTTGTAAAATGCTTACTTTCGATATTGATTACTGGAGCTGGCGCAATGTATTTTTTTCAATTTATGATGCCTCAGTTCACAAGCATTAAAGGTCTTGTGATTTGTGTATCAGCAACATGCGGATTGTATTTATTTACCCTGATCTTCTTTAGACTTTTGAGTAAGGATGATCTTAAACATATTCCTTTAATAAAAAGATGGGTTTAA
- a CDS encoding post-transcriptional regulator: MENIQNTEWKMEVQPAVNSKKEEFHFMGYESVTNEEIWECVLAKMKKKKIEPRLHSLVDMILSLSLNDFMTWLTKKAYTEDKK; encoded by the coding sequence GTGGAAAATATACAGAATACCGAATGGAAAATGGAAGTGCAGCCCGCAGTAAACAGCAAAAAAGAAGAGTTTCACTTTATGGGGTATGAGAGTGTTACAAACGAGGAAATATGGGAATGTGTGTTGGCGAAAATGAAAAAAAAGAAAATCGAGCCGCGTTTGCACAGTTTAGTTGACATGATCCTGTCTTTATCATTAAATGATTTCATGACATGGCTCACCAAAAAGGCTTACACAGAAGATAAGAAATAA
- the recJ gene encoding single-stranded-DNA-specific exonuclease RecJ, which translates to MLKSRTRWKVQDASEEKAKHLAQELDLPLLIANLLLVRGIDSVEDAELFLNIDKNDFHDPFLLDGMKQSVDRIHKAIDSNEKILIFGDYDADGVSSTTVMYYALKELGAQFDYYIPNRFTEGYGPNEPALRKAKEDGYSLVVTVDTGISAVHEANVAKEIGLDFIITDHHEAPPILPEAYSIINPKKPGCTYPFKGLAGVGVAFKVAHALHGKPLVHLLDYAAIGTIADLVPLVDENRLIAKLGIEALSKTDKIGLQELLKVAGLTDKDLSAEDVGFAVGPRVNAAGRLGSAMPVVELFTSTDREQSAMLAEEVDSVNKERQAIVNEITKEAIAMVEDSFPPEENEVLVLAKEGWNPGVIGIVASRLVEKFYRPTICLCLDPEKGTAKGSARSIEGFDMFENLSESRDILPHFGGHPMAAGMTLALQDVDELRKRLISQAKRILKPEDYVPVTSIDLTAKLDEISLDTVDLLNTIAPFGVGNPSPRVLIEEVPIREMKRIGSQSNHLKLQVGGGELSVLDCIGFQKGDLIDEMTPYSQLSIVGQLQLNEWNGYRKPQLLLEDISVPSFQLFDYRGIKDAGKRLLNLPYSKTNFITFQTQTLKELELESLSEHTLTADDINKLPDQAFENKFLVFLDVPSSLSEFSVWLETKGEPDRIYAVFHQNSDHFFTTLPTREHFKWFYAFLAKRKTFNLKKDGNELAKWKGWSKDTIDFMSQVFFELEFVTIDDGVITINSKPGKRDLESSETYQKKFEQVDIENQLVYSSYHALKSWFTQQTRQKASL; encoded by the coding sequence ATGTTGAAATCCAGAACGAGGTGGAAGGTACAAGACGCTTCAGAAGAAAAAGCTAAGCATCTTGCGCAGGAACTCGATCTTCCACTATTAATTGCGAATCTTTTACTTGTTAGAGGAATTGACTCAGTTGAAGATGCTGAATTGTTTTTAAACATAGATAAAAATGATTTTCATGACCCATTTTTATTGGATGGTATGAAGCAAAGCGTAGATCGAATACATAAGGCGATTGATTCGAATGAAAAGATCCTGATATTTGGTGACTATGATGCAGATGGTGTCAGCAGTACGACCGTTATGTACTATGCATTGAAAGAGCTAGGTGCACAATTTGACTACTATATTCCAAATCGCTTTACTGAAGGCTATGGACCGAATGAACCGGCATTAAGAAAAGCGAAAGAAGATGGGTATTCACTTGTCGTAACAGTAGATACAGGAATATCTGCTGTACATGAAGCCAATGTCGCTAAAGAAATCGGGCTTGATTTTATTATTACGGACCACCACGAAGCACCGCCAATTTTACCGGAAGCTTATAGCATCATCAACCCCAAAAAACCAGGATGTACTTACCCTTTTAAAGGTCTAGCTGGAGTAGGTGTTGCATTTAAAGTGGCTCATGCACTTCATGGAAAACCATTAGTCCATCTCCTCGATTATGCCGCTATAGGGACGATAGCTGACCTTGTGCCGCTGGTTGATGAAAATAGGCTGATAGCTAAGCTCGGCATTGAAGCTTTATCAAAAACAGATAAAATCGGTCTTCAGGAATTATTAAAAGTAGCCGGACTTACCGATAAGGACCTTTCAGCAGAAGATGTTGGGTTCGCTGTCGGTCCTCGTGTGAATGCTGCAGGAAGGCTTGGTTCAGCAATGCCGGTTGTTGAATTATTCACATCAACCGACCGTGAGCAATCAGCAATGTTGGCTGAAGAAGTAGATTCTGTGAATAAAGAACGGCAAGCAATTGTGAACGAAATAACAAAAGAGGCCATTGCCATGGTAGAAGATTCTTTTCCGCCTGAAGAAAATGAAGTTCTTGTTCTCGCAAAAGAAGGCTGGAATCCAGGAGTTATTGGAATTGTTGCATCTCGCTTAGTTGAAAAATTTTACCGCCCAACGATTTGCTTATGTCTGGACCCTGAAAAAGGCACCGCAAAAGGATCTGCCCGCAGTATCGAAGGATTTGATATGTTTGAGAATTTATCTGAATCCAGAGACATTCTCCCGCATTTTGGGGGACATCCAATGGCAGCTGGAATGACACTTGCACTTCAAGATGTGGATGAGCTAAGAAAACGGCTGATTTCACAAGCAAAAAGGATATTGAAACCCGAAGATTACGTTCCAGTTACTTCTATTGATTTGACTGCCAAGCTGGATGAAATCTCGCTAGATACAGTTGATCTTTTAAATACTATAGCTCCGTTTGGCGTAGGAAATCCATCACCACGGGTTTTGATCGAAGAAGTTCCAATCAGGGAAATGAAGAGGATTGGCAGCCAATCAAACCACCTAAAGCTGCAGGTAGGCGGAGGTGAGTTATCTGTTCTTGATTGTATCGGCTTCCAAAAGGGAGATCTCATTGATGAAATGACTCCATATTCTCAATTATCTATTGTTGGACAGCTGCAATTAAATGAATGGAATGGATACAGAAAGCCTCAGCTTTTACTTGAAGACATATCTGTTCCTTCATTCCAGCTGTTTGATTACAGGGGAATAAAGGATGCAGGGAAAAGGCTGTTAAATCTGCCTTACTCAAAAACGAATTTTATCACGTTTCAAACCCAAACTTTAAAAGAGCTCGAATTAGAGTCTCTTTCAGAGCATACATTAACGGCAGATGATATAAATAAGCTGCCGGATCAAGCTTTTGAAAATAAATTTCTTGTCTTTTTAGATGTGCCATCTTCACTTTCTGAATTTAGCGTATGGCTAGAAACGAAAGGTGAACCAGACCGAATATATGCTGTTTTTCATCAGAATTCGGATCACTTTTTTACAACATTGCCTACAAGAGAACACTTTAAATGGTTTTATGCATTTTTAGCCAAAAGAAAGACATTTAATTTGAAAAAAGATGGGAATGAACTGGCTAAATGGAAAGGGTGGTCAAAAGACACGATTGATTTTATGTCACAGGTGTTTTTTGAGCTCGAATTTGTTACAATAGACGATGGCGTGATTACAATAAATAGTAAACCCGGCAAAAGGGATTTAGAAAGCTCAGAAACCTATCAGAAGAAATTTGAACAGGTTGATATCGAAAATCAGCTTGTCTATTCTTCCTATCATGCTTTAAAAAGCTGGTTTACACAGCAAACTCGGCAAAAAGCGAGTTTGTAA
- a CDS encoding adenine phosphoribosyltransferase, which produces MDYKPYISVVENFPIEGIRFKDITSLMSDGAVYKKAMDEIAVYAKEKQVDVIVGPEARGFIVGCPVAYSLGLGFVPVRKEGKLPREVIRVDYGLEYGKDVLTMHKDAIKPGQRVLITDDLLATGGTIEATIKLVEELGGVIAGIAFMIELTYLDGRKKLSGYDIFTLTQY; this is translated from the coding sequence ATGGATTATAAGCCGTATATTTCAGTAGTAGAAAACTTTCCGATTGAAGGTATTCGTTTTAAAGATATTACATCTCTAATGTCTGATGGAGCTGTATACAAAAAAGCAATGGACGAAATTGCTGTATATGCAAAAGAAAAACAAGTCGATGTCATTGTTGGACCTGAAGCTCGAGGGTTTATAGTAGGATGTCCTGTTGCTTATTCTTTAGGACTAGGGTTTGTTCCTGTGCGTAAAGAAGGGAAACTTCCACGCGAAGTAATCCGAGTAGATTATGGTCTTGAATATGGTAAAGATGTTTTAACTATGCACAAAGATGCAATTAAACCTGGTCAAAGAGTTCTAATTACAGACGACTTGCTCGCAACTGGCGGGACGATCGAAGCGACAATTAAACTCGTAGAAGAACTTGGCGGTGTAATAGCTGGTATTGCGTTCATGATCGAACTGACATACTTAGACGGACGAAAAAAATTATCGGGTTATGATATTTTCACGTTAACCCAATACTAA
- a CDS encoding bifunctional (p)ppGpp synthetase/guanosine-3',5'-bis(diphosphate) 3'-pyrophosphohydrolase, translating into MTIEQVLQKAESYLSKEDIAFITKAYEYAKNAHEGQFRKSGEPYIHHPVEVAAILVNLQMDPVTIAAGFLHDVVEDTSITLKDISTQFNEEVAMLVDGVTKLKKIKFKSKEEQQAENHRKMFVAMAQDIRCILIKLADRLHNMRTLKHMPKEKQIQKANETLEIFAPLAHRLGISTIKWELEDVSLRYLNPQQYYRIVNLMQQKRAEREEYVQQVMDEMKNKLKEVQITVDISGRPKHIYSIYRKMAKQGKQFNEIYDLLAVRIIVQNIKDCYAALGIIHTCYKPMPGRFKDYIAMPKANMYQSLHTTVIGPKGDPLEVQIRTSDMHRVAEYGIAAHWAYKEGAAKAPVSTFENKLTWFREILEWQNDLTDAEEFMESLKVDLFSDMVFVFTPKGDVYELPSGSVPIDFAYRIHTEIGNRCIGAKVNGKMVTLDYRLKTGDIIEILTSKHSYGPSQDWLKITQSSHAKNKIRQWFKRERREENVAKGKELVEKEIKNRGYELKEIFTNENLQYVAQKYNFSNEEDMYAAVGYNGITAAQIATRLTDKVRRKKEQDPDNSELLDAIKESSGQPAAKRRTDSGIVVKGIDNMLIRLSKCCNPVPGDDIVGYITKGRGVSVHREDCVNVHNEDAQVRLLPVEWEGNLEQPKNYNVDIEINGFDRRGLLNEVLHAVAETKTNITAVSGKSDKNKMATISMSISIHNVSHLQKVVERIKRIPDIYAVRRLMQ; encoded by the coding sequence ATGACGATTGAGCAAGTGTTGCAAAAAGCGGAAAGCTATCTTTCTAAAGAAGATATCGCTTTTATAACAAAGGCTTATGAATATGCTAAAAATGCGCATGAGGGGCAGTTCCGTAAATCCGGAGAGCCATATATCCACCACCCAGTTGAGGTGGCGGCTATTTTGGTGAACCTTCAAATGGATCCTGTAACAATAGCTGCAGGATTTCTTCATGATGTTGTTGAAGACACATCGATTACTCTTAAAGACATCTCTACCCAGTTTAACGAAGAAGTTGCCATGCTGGTAGATGGAGTAACGAAGCTTAAAAAGATTAAATTCAAATCAAAAGAAGAGCAGCAGGCTGAAAATCATCGTAAAATGTTTGTTGCGATGGCACAGGATATTCGCTGTATCCTGATTAAGCTTGCAGACCGTCTTCACAACATGCGTACGCTAAAACATATGCCAAAAGAAAAGCAGATTCAAAAAGCAAACGAAACATTGGAGATTTTTGCTCCGCTTGCCCATCGTCTCGGAATTTCGACGATAAAGTGGGAGTTAGAAGATGTTTCTTTGAGATACCTAAATCCGCAGCAATATTATCGGATTGTTAATTTGATGCAGCAAAAACGTGCAGAACGGGAAGAATATGTCCAGCAAGTAATGGACGAAATGAAAAACAAACTAAAAGAAGTTCAAATTACAGTAGATATTTCAGGCAGACCGAAACATATTTACAGTATATATCGAAAAATGGCAAAGCAAGGCAAGCAATTCAACGAGATCTATGATTTGCTCGCAGTTAGAATTATCGTTCAGAACATTAAGGATTGCTATGCGGCTTTAGGTATTATTCATACATGCTATAAGCCTATGCCGGGACGATTTAAAGATTATATTGCTATGCCGAAAGCGAATATGTATCAGTCACTTCATACAACAGTTATTGGACCAAAAGGAGATCCGTTAGAAGTTCAAATACGTACTTCTGATATGCATCGTGTTGCTGAATACGGGATCGCAGCCCACTGGGCATATAAAGAGGGAGCGGCAAAGGCTCCAGTCAGTACATTTGAAAATAAACTTACATGGTTCCGTGAGATTTTAGAATGGCAAAATGATCTTACTGATGCAGAAGAATTCATGGAGTCATTAAAAGTAGATCTGTTCTCAGATATGGTCTTTGTTTTTACTCCAAAAGGAGATGTGTATGAGCTCCCTTCCGGATCAGTTCCTATTGATTTTGCTTACCGAATTCATACCGAAATCGGAAACCGCTGTATCGGTGCTAAAGTAAATGGGAAGATGGTTACACTTGATTATCGCCTTAAAACAGGCGACATTATAGAGATTCTTACGAGTAAACACTCTTATGGTCCGAGTCAGGATTGGCTGAAGATTACACAAAGTTCTCATGCTAAGAATAAGATCAGACAATGGTTTAAACGAGAAAGAAGAGAAGAGAACGTTGCTAAAGGTAAAGAGCTCGTTGAAAAAGAAATCAAAAATCGCGGTTATGAATTAAAAGAAATTTTCACGAATGAAAATCTTCAATATGTCGCACAGAAATATAATTTTTCAAATGAAGAAGATATGTATGCTGCGGTTGGATATAACGGGATAACAGCAGCTCAAATTGCTACTCGTTTAACCGATAAAGTCCGCCGGAAAAAAGAGCAAGACCCGGATAACTCTGAATTGCTGGATGCAATAAAAGAATCATCAGGACAGCCGGCTGCTAAAAGAAGAACGGATTCGGGGATTGTCGTAAAAGGCATTGATAACATGCTGATCCGATTATCAAAGTGCTGTAATCCTGTACCTGGGGATGACATTGTCGGATATATTACTAAAGGCCGCGGTGTTTCTGTACACCGGGAAGATTGTGTAAATGTACACAATGAGGATGCTCAAGTACGCTTGCTGCCTGTTGAATGGGAAGGTAATCTAGAACAGCCTAAAAATTACAACGTGGATATTGAAATCAACGGCTTTGACAGACGAGGTCTTCTTAATGAAGTACTGCATGCTGTTGCAGAAACGAAAACAAACATTACAGCCGTAAGCGGAAAATCAGACAAAAACAAAATGGCAACGATCAGCATGTCCATTTCCATTCATAACGTCAGTCATTTGCAAAAAGTTGTAGAGCGGATTAAACGGATTCCTGATATATATGCGGTTCGTCGTCTTATGCAATAA
- the dtd gene encoding D-aminoacyl-tRNA deacylase, whose translation MKVVLQRSKKATVTVETEITGVIEKGMVLLVGVTHDDTEQDADYLAEKIINLRIFEDDEQKMNLSLKDTEGSILSISQFTLYGDTRKGRRPNFMQAAKPKQAKKIYDYFNDKLKSLGVNVQTGVFGAMMDVTFTNDGPVTLILDSKV comes from the coding sequence ATGAAAGTAGTCTTGCAGCGATCGAAAAAAGCGACTGTTACAGTAGAGACTGAAATTACAGGCGTAATTGAAAAAGGTATGGTTCTGCTAGTCGGGGTCACACATGATGATACTGAACAAGATGCTGATTATTTAGCTGAGAAAATTATTAATCTTCGTATTTTTGAAGACGATGAACAAAAAATGAATTTATCGTTAAAAGATACAGAAGGCAGTATTTTGTCCATTTCTCAATTCACACTTTATGGTGATACAAGAAAGGGCAGAAGACCTAATTTTATGCAAGCAGCTAAACCTAAACAAGCAAAAAAAATATACGATTATTTCAACGATAAACTAAAATCTTTAGGTGTTAATGTGCAAACAGGTGTTTTCGGAGCAATGATGGATGTTACATTTACAAATGATGGTCCCGTCACATTAATTTTAGACTCTAAAGTTTAA